The nucleotide sequence GCGTCTCGATCACGCCGGGAGCAATCGCGTTGACGCGCACGCCGAACGGTCCGAATTCGGCGGCGGCCGTGCGCGCGAGCTGGACCACCCCGGCCTTCGTCGCGGCGTAGACCGACTGTCCCGGTTCGACCACCTGCGAGCGGATCGACGAGAAGAGCACGATGCTCCCCTTCTTCCGCGCCGTCATCGCCCGTCCCGCCGCGCGCACGACGCGAAAGGTGCCTTTCAGGTTGACGTCCAGCACGAAAGACAGCTCCTCGTCCGTGTACTCGAGGATCGGCTTGCGCACGTTCACCGCCGGCATGCACACCAGCACGTCGATCCCGTGCCGGCGATCGAGGTCGGCCAGCACCTGATCGACCGCCCGGGCGTCGGTGATGTCGAGCGCGCCGATGCCACGCGACGGATCGGGATGGAGGTCGAGCGCGACGACGTTGCCACGCTGGCGCGCGAAGCCGGCGGCGATGGCCTCGCCGATACCGGAGGCGGCGCCGATCACCACGGCGGTCTTTCCCTTGAGGTCGAACATCGCGCTCAGGCGATCCTCCGTGGCATGACGGCTGCCGCGATCATATAGGCGATGGCCGCGACCGCGATGCCCCACATCGGCGGGGTCAGCGCATGCACGGGGCCCGAACCGCTGTGCCACTGGACGCCGGCCGCGGTCGCGACGCCGCCGGCCACGGCGCAGAGCGCTGCCGCGCCGTCGCCGCGCCCCGACACCAGGCCGGCGACGATCGGCACGAACAGGCTGACGCCGAGCAGCATGTAGAAGACGCTCAGCGCGTCGATCACGTCCCTGGCGACGGCCGTGGCGAGTACAAAGGCCATCACGCTGCCGGCCACGGCGGCGGCGCGCGCCCACCAGACGAGATCGGCGTCCCCGGCAGCGCGATTGACGAAGCGCCGGTAGATGTCCTGCGAGAACGACGTGGCCAGCATGAACAGCAGGGCGTCGGCTGCGCTCACCTCCGCCGAGAAGATCGCGGCGAGCCCCAGCGCACCGACGGCGAACGGCAGATCGGCGGCAAACAGCAGCGGCAGCGCGTTGTCGCTGGCGGCCAGCCCGGGGTGGAGAGCGCGGGCAATCATCCCCAGCATCGGCGGCACCGGGGCGAACAGGAGCAGCACCAGCGCGTTGAGGCCGACGCCGATGCGCACGGCGCGATCGTCGCGGCCCGCGTAGACCTTCTGCAGGATTCCAGGCGAGACGACGAAGGCCGGCGCGAGCGTCGCGACGTAGATCCATCCCGACCCGCCGTTGCGCCAGACGCTCCAGTAGGGACCGCTGGGCAGCGCCTGGTGCAGGCCGGCGAGGCCGCCGACGGCGGCGAGCGCCAGCGGCACCGCCACCGCAAACCCCAGCAGCTTGACGCCGAGCTGCAGCACGTTGACCGCCACCGACGACTTCAGCCCGCCGGCGGCGAAATACGTCGTCGCGACGATCGCGCCGATCGCGCAGGACGTGATTCGGCCAAGCCCGGCGATCGTGCCCAGCACCGCCGCCATCGCCAGCAGTTGCCCGGCGAGAATGAACACTGCGCCGGCCCACAGCAGCACGGCGACGACCGCGCGCACCCGCTGGTCGTAGCGCCATTCGAGAAAGTCGCCGACCGTCCGGAGGTCGTGAGCGGCGGCGATCCGCCGCAACCGCGGCCCGAACGCCATCGCCAGCACCGCCGACCCGATCGCCGCCGACCCCACCCACCACCAGGCGGCAAGCCCGTTGCGAAATCCGGCGCCGGCCG is from Vicinamibacterales bacterium and encodes:
- a CDS encoding SDR family oxidoreductase — translated: MFDLKGKTAVVIGAASGIGEAIAAGFARQRGNVVALDLHPDPSRGIGALDITDARAVDQVLADLDRRHGIDVLVCMPAVNVRKPILEYTDEELSFVLDVNLKGTFRVVRAAGRAMTARKKGSIVLFSSIRSQVVEPGQSVYAATKAGVVQLARTAAAEFGPFGVRVNAIAPGVIETPLTAPIKANQSWYDAYAARSILGRWGRADEIVGPAVFLASDASSYVTGTVLFVDGGWLAIDGRYTPPGM
- a CDS encoding sodium:solute symporter family protein, with amino-acid sequence MAYILVIVVYAVAQVALGAWIARRVRGAGDFFVAGRALGPGVLAATLLAANIGGGSTVGAAGAGFRNGLAAWWWVGSAAIGSAVLAMAFGPRLRRIAAAHDLRTVGDFLEWRYDQRVRAVVAVLLWAGAVFILAGQLLAMAAVLGTIAGLGRITSCAIGAIVATTYFAAGGLKSSVAVNVLQLGVKLLGFAVAVPLALAAVGGLAGLHQALPSGPYWSVWRNGGSGWIYVATLAPAFVVSPGILQKVYAGRDDRAVRIGVGLNALVLLLFAPVPPMLGMIARALHPGLAASDNALPLLFAADLPFAVGALGLAAIFSAEVSAADALLFMLATSFSQDIYRRFVNRAAGDADLVWWARAAAVAGSVMAFVLATAVARDVIDALSVFYMLLGVSLFVPIVAGLVSGRGDGAAALCAVAGGVATAAGVQWHSGSGPVHALTPPMWGIAVAAIAYMIAAAVMPRRIA